Proteins from a single region of Trypanosoma brucei brucei TREU927 chromosome 7, complete sequence:
- a CDS encoding monooxygenase, putative (similar to Protein visC (EC 1.-.-.-). (Swiss-Prot:P25535) [Escherichia coli]), which produces MNGRTRVLFTAGVPTPPNCAHNVVISGGGIVGAAAMAALQKLRARFLAESVGAEGSVSHNVHSRCLSRLLLADPMARPHYDAANIMHNLRTVSLTPVSSKLLDNLGSWKRLQTKHAYYRIALRHERTNGPVAPDQSSQEKSRNFFVNGPLGNGTSTAEPLLEFTNLDSPLGFICYNSDINTTLLDVVEEQMKQYQQPLGSDGCGVQEQPTDCIEFGSSLGSYSLPHRNIVDGPAGRAILRKSVGDQPVEFSLLLGCEGRGGHLRESLGSALVQHDYAQTAFVCTVQLKRPADGNVCCFQNFFTNGDIIALLPTSEDTSNIVFSTTAEHARELAAAKQSELVEELNRCLHAFAPRDIPLIISVPEVELGGKTVRAQGMFPVRLSVALQPFGPRCLLLGDAAHGIHPFAGQGLNLGLYDVCALVEVLERAVRSGQDIGSVIAVGQPFAAAMMSHTGIMITAMESVFGLLATMPGLSCTGMSVLQKLPLVSSLGKQSIIHVASGGFFASHHRESFLLA; this is translated from the coding sequence ATGAATGGTCGTACACGGGTATTGTTTACTGCCGGGGTGCCAACACCTCCCAACTGTGCGCACAACGTTGTTATTTCCGGTGGAGGAATTGTAGGAGCCGCCGCAATGGCTGCACTTCAGAAACTCAGAGCGCGTTTTCTCGCAGAAAGTGTCGGAGCTGAAGGTTCCGTTTCACATAATGTGCACTCGAGGTGTTTGTCTCGACTCCTCCTTGCGGATCCCATGGCACGACCGCATTACGACGCGGCGAATATCATGCATAACCTACGCACTGTCAGTCTCACACCGGTATCGAGCAAGTTGTTGGATAACCTCGGCTCCTGGAAACGATTGCAAACGAAGCATGCCTATTATCGTATTGCCCTTCGGCACGAGCGCACGAATGGGCCAGTCGCTCCGGACCAATCCTCACAAGAGAAGTCcagaaatttttttgtgaatggCCCTTTGGGTAACGGCACATCCACGGCGGAGCCGCTGCTCGAGTTCACGAACTTAGACAGCCCACTTGGGTTCATTTGTTACAATTCAGACATTAACACCACACTGCTGGATGTTGTCGAggaacaaatgaaacaataTCAACAACCTTTGGGAAGTGACGGGTGTGGAGTTCAGGAGCAACCCACCGATTGCATTGAATTCGGCTCATCCTTGGGATCATATTCGCTTCCTCATCGTAATATCGTCGATGGTCCTGCAGGTCGGGCAATTCTGCGGAAGTCAGTGGGTGATCAGCCGGTTGAGTTTTCGCTGCTACTTGGCTGTGAAGGGCGTGGCGGTCACCTGCGCGAATCTCTCGGTTCAGCACTGGTGCAGCACGACTACGCGCAAACCGCCTTTGTTTGTACAGTTCAGTTGAAGCGGCCCGCGGATGGCAACGTTTGTTGCTTTCAAAACTTCTTCACGAATGGTGACATCATTGCGTTGTTACCAACGTCTGAAGACACTTCTAATATTGTCTTCTCCACAACGGCCGAGCATGCCCGCGAGCTAGCCGCTGCGAAGCAATCGGAACTTGTAGAAGAACTTAACCGATGCCTTCATGCATTTGCCCCACGCGACATCCCGCTTATCATCAGTGTCCCGGAAGTTGAACTGGGCGGCAAGACAGTACGCGCGCAGGGAATGTTTCCGGTAAGACTCAGCGTTGCTCTTCAACCCTTCGGCCCCCGTTGCCTTCTCCTCGGTGATGCCGCGCATGGGATTCATCCTTTTGCCGGACAAGGATTAAATTTGGGACTCTACGATGTCTGCGCACTGGTGGAAGTGCTGGAACGGGCGGTAAGAAGTGGCCAAGATATTGGTAGTGTCATCGCCGTGGGGCAACCATTTGCCGCTGCAATGATGTCCCACACTGGGATCATGATTACGGCAATGGAGAGTGTATTTGGGCTTCTCGCCACAATGCCTGGTTTGAGTTGTACTGGGATGAGTgtgttgcagaagctgcCACTGGTATCGTCATTGGGTAAACAATCTATCATTCATGTGGCATCAGGTGGCTTTTTCGCATCGCACCACCGGGAGTCATTTCTCCTTGCATAA
- a CDS encoding protein disulfide isomerase, putative (similarity to GP:26518518: protein disulfide isomerase {Leishmania donovani}(PMID:12427741)) codes for MRNSFALLLLSVAIAFVTVGSFADEAKDSVELTPDNFDKVALDTEKHVFVMFYAPWCGHCKRLKPKWEELAKEMKDETSVVIARLDADKHRNVAERFDVRGYPTLLLFARSKKEGLRYEGARDVAALKEFVKSNM; via the coding sequence atgaggaaCTCATTTGCACTTCTGCTTTTATCTGTTGCCATCgcttttgttactgttggcTCATTTGCTGATGAGGCGAAGGATTCCGTGGAGTTAACTCCTGATAATTTTGATAAGGTGGCGTTGGATACGGAGAAACATGTGTTTGTAATGTTTTATGCGCCATGGTGTGGACATTGCAAACGTCTTAAACCCAAATGGGAGGAACTCGCtaaagaaatgaaagatgAGACATCGGTGGTTATTGCTCGATTGGATGCTGACAAGCACCGCAATGTGGCGGAGCGTTTTGATGTTCGCGGGTACCCGACACTTCTGCTTTTTGCtcgaagtaaaaaagaaggccTCCGCTACGAAGGAGCCCGTGATGTGGCAGCACTGAAGGAATTTGTTAAAAGCAACATGTGA